A single Balaenoptera ricei isolate mBalRic1 chromosome 13, mBalRic1.hap2, whole genome shotgun sequence DNA region contains:
- the EVA1A gene encoding protein eva-1 homolog A isoform X1, whose product MALLSNILEAYSFVSENTERAALYFVSGVCIGLVLTVAALVMRISCHTDCRQHPQKKFLQDQESSSNSSDSEDGSSYAASDISVRRHRRFERTLNQNVFTSAEELERAQRLEERERIIREIWMNGQPEVPGTRSLNRYY is encoded by the exons ATGGCTTTGCTCAGCAATATCCTAGAGGCCTATTCCTTTGTCTCAG aaaATACTGAGCGAGCAGCTCTGTACTTTGTCTCTGGTGTGTGCATCGGGCTGGTCCTCACCGTAGCTGCCTTGGTGATGAGGATCTCTTGCCACACAGACTGCCGGCAGCATCCCCAGAAGAAGTTCCTGCAGGACCAAgaaagcagcagcaacagcagcgaCAGCGAGGATGGCAGCTCCTACGCGGCATCCGACATCTCAGTCAGGAGACATCGTCGCTTCGAGAGGACTTTGAACCAGAACGTTTTCACCTCAGCGGAGGAGCTGGAGCGCGCCCAGCGGCTAGAGGAGCGGGAACGCATCATCAGGGAGATTTGGATGAATGGCCAGCCCGAGGTTCCTGGCACCAGGAGCCTGAACCGCTACTACTAG